The following coding sequences lie in one Arachis ipaensis cultivar K30076 chromosome B03, Araip1.1, whole genome shotgun sequence genomic window:
- the LOC107630817 gene encoding probable DEAD-box ATP-dependent RNA helicase 48, with the protein MWRSAISERRRAFSKLLFAFTVSRNMGGGPRTFPGGVNKWKWKRMHEKRARDKEKRLLEHEKQLYQARIRSHIRSHLAPDNSTATAATTHGPISPTDHIRALANRFMKEGAEDLWNNDDGPLTASSSSCSSPTRQQGSIEAPVDLRKLIQEKRNPNSMNSSGNFGQRRGYHSVSEVNSGVGSSKKLAPAGRRRFWRNDSSSSSESESEDENDSRVNNWDVRKMGSSASLRKHDLKRERRVMPKPYDEEADFAEQVELIKYEINKRKLKQKEMEEYRVEDQESILTQSRFDECGISPLTVKALSSAGYIHLTRVQEASLSVCLEGKDALVKAKTGTGKSAAFLLPAIETVLKAMNSKSRQNVPPIFVLILCPTRELASQIAAEAKALLKYQDGIGVQTLVGGVRFKVDQKRLESDPCQILVATPGRLLDHIENKSGLSVRLMSLQMLVLDEADHLLDLGFRKDVEKIVDCVPRQRQSLMFSATIPKEVRRVSQLVLKREHAYIDTVGMGCLETPVKVKQFFLIAPQESHFQIVHHILKEHVMQTPDYKVIIFCVAGMVTSLMYQLLREMKMNVRELHSRKPQLYRTRISDEFRESKQLILVSSDVSSRGMNYPNVTLVIQVGIPSDREQYIHRLGRTGREGKEGEGILLIAPWEEYFLDEIKDLPLERFPFPDIDPQTKLKIEHSMGKIDSDVKEAAYHAWLGYYNSIREIGREKSTIAELANRFSASIGLQKPPALFRKTALKMGLKDIPGIRIRR; encoded by the exons ATGTGGCGGTCGGCGATTTCAGAACGACGAAGGGCATTCTCGAAGCTTCTATTCGCCTTCACAGTGTCCCGCAACATGGGCGGCGGCCCTCGAACCTTCCCCGGCGGCGTCAACAAGTGGAAGTGGAAGCGCATGCACGAGAAGCGCGCCCGTGACAAAGAGAAGAGACTTCTCGAACATGAGAAACAGCTCTATCAGGCTCGCATTCGCTCCCACATACGCTCACACCTCGCACCCGACAACTCAACCGCCACCGCCGCCACCACCCACGGCCCTATCTCCCCCACTGACCACATTAGGGCCCTCGCCAACCGCTTCATGAAGGAAGGAGCTGAAGATCTCTGGAACAACGACGACGGTCCCCTaaccgcttcttcttcttcttgttcttctcccACGCGGCAGCAAGGTTCGATTGAGGCGCCGGTGGATTTGCGGAAGCTGATACAAGAGAAACGGAACCCCAATTCAATGAATTCGAGTGGGAATTTCGGTCAGAGGAGGGGTTACCATTCTGTTTCTGAGGTGAATTCCGGTGTTGGTAGCAGTAAGAAACTTGCGCCTGCTGGGAGGAGAAGATTTTGGAGGAACGATAGTTCTTCTTCGAGTGAGAGTGAATCCGAGGATGAGAACGATTCGAGGGTTAATAATTGGGATGTTAGGAAGATGGGTAGTAGTGCTTCTTTGAGGAAGCATGATTTGAAGAGGGAGAGGAGAGTGATGCCAAAACCATATGATGAAGAGGCTGATTTTGCAGAACAGGTTGAGCTGATTAAGTATGAGATTAACAAGAGGAAGTTGAAACAGAAGGAAATGGAAGAGTACAGGGTTGAGGACCAAGAATCCATCCTAACCCAATCAAG ATTTGATGAGTGCGGTATATCGCCATTGACAGTCAAGGCTCTCTCTTCAGCTGGTTATATCCACCTGACCCGGGTGCAAGAGGCAAGCCTTTCTGTTTGCCTTGAGG GTAAGGATGCTCTGGTCAAAGCTAAAACTGGCACGGGAAAAAGTGCAGCATTTTTG CTTCCTGCCATTGAAACAGTTTTGAAAGCTATGAATAGCAAGTCGCGTCAAAATGTGCCACCTATATTTGTTCTTATTCTCTGCCCTACCAGAGAACTTGCCAGTCAAATTGCTGCTGAAGCAAAGGCTTTGCTCAAGTATCAAGATGGCATTGGTGTACAAACTCTCGTAGGAGGGGTGCGATTTAAAGTTGACCAAAAGCGTCTTGAATCCGATCCATGCCAG ATACTTGTTGCTACCCCTGGTAGGTTGCTAGATCATATTGAGAATAAGTCTGGACTATCTGTGCGATTGATGAGCTTGCAGATGCTTGTACTTGATGAAGCTGATCATTTACTGGACCTTGGATTTCGAAAGGACGTAGAAAAGATTGTTGACTGTGTGCCTCGTCAAAGGCAATCCTTGATGTTTTCTGCAACCATCCCAAAGGAG GTCCGCCGTGTATCTCAACTTGTTTTGAAAAGGGAACATGCATACATTGATACAGTTGGTATGGGTTGTCTGGAAACTCCAGTGAAG GTCAAGCAATTTTTTCTTATTGCTCCACAGGAATCACATTTTCAAATAGTACACCATATTTTAAAGGAGCATGTCATGCAAACACCAGATTATAAG GTTATTATTTTCTGTGTTGCTGGAATGGTAACATCACTTATGTATCAACTTCTCCGTGAAATGAAAATGAACGTCAGGGAGCTACACTCTCGAAAACCCCAACTGTATCGAACTCGCATATCAGATGAGTTTCGGGAATCCAAACAACTGATTCTTGTCTCATCTGATGTTTCATCTCGTGGAATGAATTATCCCAATGTTACTTTAGTCATACAG GTGGGTATTCCTTCTGATCGTGAACAATATATACATCGTCTTGGAAGAACTGGACGGGAAGGCAAAGAAGGGGAAGGCATATTGTTGATTGCTCCATGGGAAGAATATTTTTTAGATGAAATCAAGGATCTTCCTCTAGAGAGATTCCCTTTTCCAGATATAGATCCACAGACAAAGCTTAAG ATAGAACATTCCATGGGAAAGATAGACAGTGACGTCAAAGAAGCCGCGTATCATGCTTGGCTGGGTTATTACAACTCAATTAGGGAAATTGGGAGGGAGAAGTCCACCATAGCTGAGCTTGCAAACCGGTTTTCTGCATCAATTGGTTTACAGAAGCCTCCTGCGCTCTTTCGAAAGACTGCTTTAAAGATGGGTTTGAAAGACATTCCTGGCATTAGAATTCGTAGATAA
- the LOC107630819 gene encoding general transcription factor IIE subunit 2: MGLQEKLEKCESTLSSIAASKPAATQKSSSTPTAAALAAASANGRSNIAAPAVKFSNDTERLQHINSIRKSPVGAQMKRVIHLLYETRQALTPEQINEACYVDMKANKDVFDNLRKNPKVNYDGQCFSYKSKHNLKDKIQLLHLIRKFPEGIAVIDLKDSYPTVMEDMQALKAVRQIWLLSNFDSQEDIAYPNDPRVPIKVDDDLKQLFRNIELPRDMIDIEKDLQKNGMKPATNTAKRRSAAQIQGISPKPKVKKSRREINSRTKLTNAHLPELFQKLIN, from the exons ATGGGGTTGCAAGAGAAGCTGGAGAAGTGTGAATCAACGCTATCGAGCATTGCAGCAAGCAAGCCTGCTGCAACCCAAAAGTCATCTTCAACCCCAACAGCAGCTGCACTTGCTGCTGCCTCAGCCAATGGAAGGAGCAACATAGCAGCCCCTGCTGTCAAATTCTCCAATGATACAGAGAGGCTTCAGCATATTAACAGCATACGCAAATCCCCTGTCGGTGCTCAGATGAAGCGTGTAATCCATCTCCTGTATGAG ACCCGGCAGGCTTTGACGCCAGAGCAAATAAATGAAGCTTGCTATGTTGATATGAAGGCTAATAAAGATGTTTTTGACAATCTGAGGAAAAACCCGAAAGTAAATTATGATGGGCAATGTTTCTCTTACAAG TCAAAGCATAACCTTAAGGACAAAATTCAGCTTCTTCACCTGATACGTAAGTTTCCAGAGGGCATTGCCGTTATTGATCTAAAGGATTCTTACCCAACTGTGATGGAAGACATGCAG GCTTTGAAAGCTGTGAGGCAGATTTGGCTGCTATCGAATTTTGATTCACAGGAAGACATTGCGTACCCCAATGACCCCAGAGTGCCCATTAAGGTGGATGATGACCTTAAACAGCTCTTCCGTAATATCGAATTACCCCGCGATATGATAGATATAGAGAAGGATCTTCAGAAGAATGGAATGAAGCCTGCTACCAACACTGCAAAGAGGAGGAGTGCAGCACAAATTCAAGGCATCTCTCCCAAGCCAAAGGTTAAGAAATCTAGGCGAGAAATCAACAGCAGGACCAAGCTCACCAATGCCCATCTTCCAGAGCTTTTCCAGAAATTGATTAATTGA
- the LOC107630818 gene encoding uncharacterized protein LOC107630818 isoform X2 has protein sequence MTETQTSLLPRKVVEHVCLLKAKDELSEEEENDMLDHLYTTQYQMGGVVAISLGRISDPNPEHLTHALYMRFQRKESLDKFYANPFYLKVLKEHVMTYCHGLINVDYESEVEDEILSIFRKGEDFNQGVEFVLLILFNDGVLGNLAEHALASLASLMLGSPSLIVQFTHGLNFNPSSKEYTHGVVVRFRSVEAFEIFIDSKEYKDVWLSEFDPIVQKSLSLHYSVDPVGTEIM, from the exons ATGACCGAAACTCAAACCTCGCTTCTGCCAAGAAAAG TTGTGGAACACGTTTGTCTGCTTAAAGCAAAAGATGAATTGTCTGAAGAGGAAGAGAATGACATGCTGGACCATCTCTATACAACACAATATCAAATGGGTGGTGTCGTTGCCATTTCCTTAG GGCGCATTTCTGACCCAAATCCCGAGCATCTTACGCATGCTCTATATATGCGCTTTCAGAGGAAGGAAAGCCTTGACAAGTTCTATGCGAACCCCTTTTACTTGAAAGTTCTCAAGGAGCATGTAATGACTTACTGCCAT GGATTGATTAATGTGGATTATGAATCAGAAGTGGAAGATGAAATTCTTTCTATATTTCGGAAGGGAGAG GATTTCAACCAGGGAGTGGAGTTTGTGCTTCTAATATTATTTAATGATGGTGTACTGGGTAACCTAGCTGAACACGCGTTGGCCTCTCTAGCATCGCTGATGTTGGGATCTCCTTCCTTGATAGTCCAATTTACTCATG GTTTGAATTTTAATCCAAGCTCTAAGGAGTACACTCATGGAGTAGTAGTACGATTTCGATCAG TTGAGGCATTTGAGATATTTATTGACAGCAAAGAATATAAAGAT GTATGGCTTTCTGAGTTCGACCCTATTGTCCAGAAATCATTATCACTCCATTACTCCGTTGACCCAGTGGGAACTGAAATTATGTAA
- the LOC107630818 gene encoding uncharacterized protein LOC107630818 isoform X1 — translation MCGIQMKVLCFLVHPFSDFPIDQTRRMLFLIQMGFAMQCSICLPLRFPKTPLSLHPYQWNPFKGSPKNQRMLLSAVNDDRNSNLASAKKRKVVEHVCLLKAKDELSEEEENDMLDHLYTTQYQMGGVVAISLGRISDPNPEHLTHALYMRFQRKESLDKFYANPFYLKVLKEHVMTYCHGLINVDYESEVEDEILSIFRKGEDFNQGVEFVLLILFNDGVLGNLAEHALASLASLMLGSPSLIVQFTHGLNFNPSSKEYTHGVVVRFRSVEAFEIFIDSKEYKDVWLSEFDPIVQKSLSLHYSVDPVGTEIM, via the exons ATGTGCGGTATTCAAATGAAGGTGTTGTGTTTCCTCGTCCACCCATTTTCGGATTTTCCTATCGACCAAACACGCCGCATGCTCTTTCTGATTCAAATGGGTTTTGCAATGCAATGCTCGATTTGTCTCCCTCTTCGATTCCCCAAAACCCCTCTTTCTCTTCATC CTTACCAATGGAACCCATTCAAAGGTTCCCCAAAGAATCAAAGGATGCTACTTTCCGCTGTCAACGATGACCGAAACTCAAACCTCGCTTCTGCCAAGAAAAG AAAAGTTGTGGAACACGTTTGTCTGCTTAAAGCAAAAGATGAATTGTCTGAAGAGGAAGAGAATGACATGCTGGACCATCTCTATACAACACAATATCAAATGGGTGGTGTCGTTGCCATTTCCTTAG GGCGCATTTCTGACCCAAATCCCGAGCATCTTACGCATGCTCTATATATGCGCTTTCAGAGGAAGGAAAGCCTTGACAAGTTCTATGCGAACCCCTTTTACTTGAAAGTTCTCAAGGAGCATGTAATGACTTACTGCCAT GGATTGATTAATGTGGATTATGAATCAGAAGTGGAAGATGAAATTCTTTCTATATTTCGGAAGGGAGAG GATTTCAACCAGGGAGTGGAGTTTGTGCTTCTAATATTATTTAATGATGGTGTACTGGGTAACCTAGCTGAACACGCGTTGGCCTCTCTAGCATCGCTGATGTTGGGATCTCCTTCCTTGATAGTCCAATTTACTCATG GTTTGAATTTTAATCCAAGCTCTAAGGAGTACACTCATGGAGTAGTAGTACGATTTCGATCAG TTGAGGCATTTGAGATATTTATTGACAGCAAAGAATATAAAGAT GTATGGCTTTCTGAGTTCGACCCTATTGTCCAGAAATCATTATCACTCCATTACTCCGTTGACCCAGTGGGAACTGAAATTATGTAA